The proteins below come from a single Tigriopus californicus strain San Diego chromosome 3, Tcal_SD_v2.1, whole genome shotgun sequence genomic window:
- the LOC131878458 gene encoding nucleosome assembly protein 1-like 1-B gives MSSNSDPEKAMEVVDDDHEDIEDEDDDDEQSQDKVTAQLLKNPAVMAALQGKLNSMVGTPSGYIESLPAPVKRRLKALKKIQFETTKIEAKFYEEIHQLECKYHNLYSPFYEKRSQITKGSHEPTDEECEWPSDDEDDEELSEEMKAKAKLENEKANGEKEEKDVKGVPEFWLTIFKNVDMLQEMVQDHDEPALKSLKDITVTFAEKPMGFTLHFHFATNDFFSDSVLTKEYFMKCEPSEDDPFSFEGPEIVKCKGCPINWKQGKNLTVKTVKTKQKHKSKGSVRTITKTVKNDSFFNFFDPPACEENEEDMDPMTQDLLTADFEIGHYVRERIIPRAVLFFTGEALEDDFDEDEEDSGDEEGEEEEDDPDFVPGKGGKGKDAQECKQQ, from the exons ATGTCTAGTAATAGCGATCCCGAGAAGGCCATGGAAGTCGTGGATGATGACCACGAAGACATTGAggatgaagacgacgacgatgagcAATCTCAGGATAAAGTAACTGCCCAACTCCTGAAGAATCCGGCCGTAATGGCCGCTCTACAAGGCAAACTGAACTCCATGGTGGGCACACCTTCAGGTTATATTGAG TCCTTGCCTGCACCGGTGAAACGGCGTCTCAAAGCTCTGAAGAAGATCCAATTCGAAACGACCAAAATCGAAGCCAAGTTTTATGAAGAAATCCACCAGCTCGAGTGCAAATATCACAATCTGTACTCCCCCTTTTATGAAAAACGCAGCCAAATTACCAAGG GAAGCCACGAACCTACTGATGAGGAATGCGAATGGCCCAgtgacgacgaagacgacgaagagctgtctgaagaaatgaaagctaaagccAAGTTGGAAAACGAGAAGGCTAACggtgaaaaagaagagaaggacGTCAAAGGGGTGCCAGAGTTTTGGCTGACCATATTTAAGAATGTAGACATGCTTCAAGAGATGGTACAAGATCATGATGAACCCGCCCTAAAGTCACTAAAAGATATAACCGTGACCTTTGCTGAAAAACCTATGGGATTTACCCTTCACTTTCATTTCGCTACCAACGATTTTTTCTCTGACTCCGTTCTGACCAAAGAGTACTTCATGAAATGTGAGCCAAGCGAAGACGATCCATTTAGCTTCGAAGGTCCAGAGATCGTCAAGTGCAAAGGTTGTCCCATTAATTGGaagcaaggcaagaatctCACAGTCAAAACCGTCAAGACAAAGCAGAAACACAAATCCAAGGGATCCGTCCGCACCATAACCAAAACTGTGAAGAACGATAGTTTCTTTAATTTCTTTGACCCCCCCGCATGTGAAGAGAATGAGGAAGACATGGACCCCATGACACAAGATCTTCTAACCGCTGATTTCGAAATCGGGCACTACGTGCGTGAACGAATCATTCCCCGAGCCGTTCTTTTCTTCACTGGTGAAGCGCTCGAAGATGATTTtgacgaagatgaagaagattCTGGTGACGAGGAAggtgaagaggaagaggacgatCCTGACTTTGTTCCTGGAAAGGGTGGTAAAGGAAAAGATGCGCAAGAATGTAAGCAACAGTGA
- the LOC131878457 gene encoding low-density lipoprotein receptor-related protein 6-like, protein MVLDWPRGRRRRPPNGLVYWSSLLGLALLMGGLWPSVKAIPYLIYANQTDIRLIEVNNRRIETKPNVIVKHLGSVATLDYILRDNLICWSEVPNHWIQCAEIDKDKKGNVEKILIAETSLIAPEGLACDWINNNIYWADSETKRIEVASLQKSERSRLRKVIIWDDIDLPRALAIAPQEGYLFWSDWGSYPKIERVSLDGAPQSRVALVDQHIIWPNGITLDLDNRLLYWVDAFYNQLSVITWDGHDRRNIVSDRLALPHPFSVTFFEETLFWTDWNITSLQLLNLTHFSPEVTSVKPERHGRHGRFRKPTDVKVFQPSRQPDQSAPCRINNGGCSHLCLGSSVNEAKYTCVCPSGIQATSNGTCLDQPYEILILAKQDGLRSISLDTPDFTDIVIPIQVPMPLDREVIAVDFDPVSQFVYFTNTHDTHDSAVGIYRTALDGSSYSEVITSGIRHPDGVAIDWIGNNVFWTDNNKDQQAYVGVARLDGSSKRSIIWHGLDQPRAIALDSSKGWLFWSDWGKSPGIHRAYMDGSNREAVITKQIEWPNGIALDIPEQKLYWCDARKDVIEVSNYDGTNRRVILEDSVVQPFGLTLLGDNLYWTDWQENAVERANKLTGENRTVMVAHLEDLMGVRASRTSAEPWTNECSVNNGGCTHLCLFTPEGKRCQCPNNFELDENLLKCIVPEAFLLYTRGKIIGRLGMTPNNLNDLFIPIGHVRDACALDFDYSQETIYWTDINQKTISRSWLNGSNPEVIFEFDLEYPYGMAVDWISKNIFWTDMGLNRIEVARSNGTSRRILVWRNLNKPASIALNPVEGKMYWSSWGGNNPVIEEANMDGSQRKVFQKQVGKVNGLTVDFQTQRLYWTDLDQKTISYAFVKAPQEVKAVISGLGTPYALTLFNNYLYWADWESNSVETADKDTGKGREIIQSGRENITDILVYQASKQMGRNPCSVGNGGCDYLCFPVAGIAKCDCPSHFVLQPNGRSCAAPDDFLLFGQINKISRWVDELIKNDALRSMIPISGARSISSLSFDPVSRLIYWIDLGSKKRGRISIKRGFENGTLFDRRLRADKDDLFKPYDLAIDPIARVFYWTCEDTNSINITKMDSSRESSFGLVPISTHDIPRSISVHYLRNYLFWVNVGQNHSRIERSSTISQNRVTLFSNLSAPRDLTVDMSEDLLFWADSELKVIERSRIDGGDRKIIVTRRVGTLVGMSVLHNYVYWADVENNAIMRANKHTGQDPEVTISDIKHLSSLFAFQKVLDVSDHPCLHAKCSHLCSLDHLRRPKCHCTQSSGLVLNADDRTCGKPPICKSGDFTCETGACIPLQWRCDGPAECSDHSDEINCPECDPGNFRCRNGECIQSNLICDNKSDCKDSSDEVNCCREHEFRCFQNMMCINQSLLCNGVNDCPDATDELAPRCNTDNLALGIESTSTNTAFYIIPIIVSIIVCLLVLVFVYRKKASEKANTSLESDDRQSRNGHNPTIMDPNNHRFISTESLQNEGRLTPLGMRAVSLIDPSPLAAVGIPPSHVGGSSNGLLYDRSHVTGASSSTASSAGFPNECYGPPPSPTTTVPRNSSVSSRNPLSSVHHHGHQRSTHSLSRRSRGPDSAYNFYSQQRRKPHYPPRPTPCSTDNNDESDATAIYVSHQQVPQRPLYCSAANSTVGYDSESYDPHMESYYPSNGEGMFEQEDLPCPDSPSQERTFFLKSLPEPPPPSRVPSPTPQDSPSDYP, encoded by the exons ATGGTTCTGGACTGGCCTCGGGGCCGCCGACGTCGGCCTCCGAATGGTTTAGTGTATTGGTCGAGTCTTCTCGGGTTAGCCTTGCTCATGGGCGGACTTTGGCCTTCAG TTAAAGCAATTCCATATCTCATCTATGCGAATCAAACAGACATCCGACTGATCGAGGTGAACAATCGGAGGATTGAGACAAAGCCAAACGTCATTGTCAAG CATTTAGGAAGTGTGGCTACATTGGACTATATCCTCCGCGACAATCTCATTTGTTGGTCGGAAGTCCCGAATCATTGGATTCAGTGTGCCGAAATTGACAAGGATAAAAAAGGCAACGTGGAGAAG ATCTTGATTGCAGAGACCAGTTTGATCGCGCCTGAGGGACTGGCGTGCGACTGGATCAATAACAACATATATTGGGCTGATTCCGAAACGAAGCGCATCGAGGTGGCTTCGCTTCAAAAATCGGAACGTAGTCGATTACGAAAGGTCATCATTTGGGATGATATTGACCTCCCCAGAGCTCTGGCAATAGCTCCTCAAGAAGG GTATTTGTTCTGGAGCGATTGGGGATCATATCCAAAAATTGAGCGTGTCAGTTTAGATGGTGCTCCCCAGTCAAGAGTTGCCCTTGTTGACCAGCATATAATTTGGCCTAATGGGATCACTCTCGATCTAGACAATCGACTTTTGTATTGGGTCGACGCGTTTTACAATCAATTATCTGTGATAACATGGGATGGCCATGATCGTCGGAATATTGTGTCCGATCGGCTTGCCCTTCCCCACCCATTTTCGGtgactttttttgaagaaacacTTTTCTGGACCGATTGGAACATCACGTCATTACAACTCTTGAACCTTACGCACTTCTCTCCTGAGGTAACATCTGTTAAACCAGAAAGGCATGGTCGTCATGGGCGATTTCGCAAACCCACAGACGTCAAAGTATTCCAACCTAGTCGTCAACCGGATCAAAGTGCACCTTGTCGTATAAATAATGGCGGTTGTTCTCACTTGTGCTTGGGAAGCTCGGTGAATGAGGCCAAATATACTTGCGTTTGTCCAAGTGGAATTCAGGCCACATCCAATGGAACTTGTTTAGATCAACCTTATGAAATTCTGATCTTAGCCAAACAAGATGGCTTACGATCCATCAGTTTGGATACCCCTGATTTCACTGACATTGTGATACCTATACAAGTTCCAATGCCTCTAGATCGTGAGGTGATCGCTGTTGACTTTGATCCTGTCAGTCAGTTTGTTTATTTCACCAACACCCATGACACACATGATTCTGCAGTCGGTATTTATCGAACAGCCTTGGATGGATCCAGCTATTCTGAAGTCATCACGTCGGGG ATACGACATCCTGATGGCGTGGCTATTGATTGGATCGGCAACAACGTCTTCTGGACCGACAATAACAAGGACCAGCAAGCATATGTGGGAGTGGCTCGCTTGGATGGCTCATCTAAAAGAAGCATCATTTGGCATGGACTCGATCAACCACGGGCCATTGCTTTGGACTCCAGTAAAGGTTGGCTCTTTTGGTCGGATTGGGGAAAATCTCCTGGAATTCACCGAGCCTATATGGATGGGTCGAATCGAGAAGCCGTCATAACCAAACAAATAGAATGGCCAAATGGAATCGCTCTTGACATTCCAGAGCAAAAACTCTATTGGTGTGATGCTCGAAAAGACGTCATTGAGGTGTCCAATTACGACGGAACAAATCGGAGAGTCATTTTGGAAGATAGTGTGGTTCAACCCTTTGGGTTAACCTTACTTGGTGACAATCTGTATTGGACTGACTGGCAAGAGAATGCCGTAGAGCGAGCAAACAAACTTACTGGAGAAAATAGAACTGTCATGGTGGCTCATTTGGAGGATCTCATGGGCGTCCGTGCCTCTAGAACCAGTGCTGAACCCTGGACAAATGAGTGTTCCGTGAACAATGGGGGTTGTACCCATCTGTGTCTTTTTACTCCTGAGGGAAAACGATGTCAGTGTCCAAACAACTTCGAGCTGGATGAGAATCTCTTAAAATGCATTGTCCCTGAAGCCTTTCTTCTCTACACACGTGGCAAAATAATTGGTCGTTTAGGAATGACCCCAAACAATCTCAACGACTTATTTATACCCATTGGTCATGTTCGTGATGCTTGCGCTTTAGATTTTGATTATTCTCAAGAAACAATCTATTGGACGGACATCAACCAGAAGACAATCTCGAGATCCTGGCTTAACGGGTCGAATCCAGAGGTCATATTTGAGTTTGATCTTGAATATCCCTATGGTATGGCTGTCGATTGGATCtcgaaaaacattttttggactGACATGGGTCTCAATCGCATTGAAGTGGCGCGGTCGAATGGGACTTCCCGACGAATTCTGGTGTGGAGAAACCTGAACAAGCCCGCAAGTATTGCCTTGAATCCTGTGGAAGGCAAGATGTATTGGTCTAGTTGGGGTGGAAACAATCCCGTCATTGAAGAGGCCAACATGGATGGCTCACAAAGAAAAGTGTTTCAAAAGCAAGTAGGGAAAGTTAATGGCCTTACAGTAGATTTTCAAACTCAGAGACTGTATTGGACGGACTTGGACCAAAAGACAATCTCGTATGCCTTTGTAAAAGCTCCCCAAGAAGTGAAAGCTGTGATATCTGGACTTGGGACTCCTTATGCGCTTACGTTATTTAATAACTACTTGTATTGGGCGGATTGGGAAAGTAACTCAGTTGAAACTGCCGACAAGGACACAGGAAAAGGTCGTGAAATCATTCAATCTGGAAGGGAAAATATCACAGACATTCTCGTCTATCAAGCCTCAAAACAGATGGGAAGGAACCCGTGCAGTGTCGGTAATGGAGGCTGTGATTATCTCTGCTTCCCTGTGGCTGGGATTGCAAAATGTGATTGTCCTTCTCATTTTGTTCTCCAGCCCAATGGTCGTTCTTGTGCGGCTCCAGATGATTTTCTATTGTTTGGTCAGATCAACAAGATATCGCGATGGGTTGACGAGCTTATCAAGAACGACGCTTTGAGATCCATGATTCCCATAAGTGGGGCCAGAAGCATCTCTTCTTTGAGCTTTGATCCCGTGAGTCGTCTCATCTACTGGATTGATTTAGGCAGCAAAAAACGAGGCCGAATCTCCATTAAACGAGGCTTTGAAAACGGCACGTTGTTCGATCGCCGACTTCGTGCGGACAAAGACGATCTCTTTAAGCCTTATGATTTAGCCATAGACCCCATTGCACGGGTGTTTTATTGGACTTGTGAAGACACCAATTCAATCAACATAACTAAAATGGACTCGAGTCGAGAAAGCTCATTTGGTTTGGTGCCAATTTCAACCCATGACATTCCCCGCAGCATCTCTGTCCATTACTTAAGAAACTATCTGTTTTGGGTCAATGTTGGCCAAAATCACTCAAGAATTGAAAGGAGTAGCACCATCTCTCAGAATCGGGTTACTCTTTTCTCCAATCTTTCTGCACCCCGAGATTTGACCGTAGACATGAGTGAGGATCTCCTTTTTTGGGCTGACTCTGAGCTCAAAGTGATTGAGAGGTCTCGGATCGATGGCGGGGACCGAAAAATAATAGTAACCAGGCGAGTGGGGACCCTTGTGGGCATGAGCGTTCTTCACAACTATGTGTACTGGGCGGATGTGGAGAACAATGCTATCATGAGGGCAAACAAGCACACAGGACAGGATCCCGAGGTGACGATTTCCGACATCAAACATCTCTCGTCcttgtttgcttttcaaaaagttttggaTGTTTCGGATCACCCATGTCTTCACGCCAAATGTTCGCACCTTTGTAGCTTGGATCACTTGAGGCGCCCCAAGTGTCACTGTACTCAAAGCAGTGGGTTGGTGTTAAACGCTGATGATCGCACATGCGGAAAACCCCCAATCTGCAAGTCTGGGGATTTCACCTGTGAAACTGGGGCTTGTATCCCGCTTCAATGGAGATGCGATGGGCCCGCAGAGTGTTCTGATCACTCCGATGAGATTAATTGTCCCGAGTGTGATCCCGGCAATTTCCGTTGCCGGAATGGAGAATGCATTCAAAGCAACTTGATCTGCGACAATAAATCGGATTGTAAGGATAGCAGTGACGAGGTGAATTGTTGCCGTGAGCACGAATTTCGGTGTTTCCAGAATATGATGTGCATCAATCAATCGCTATTATGCAATGGTGTGAACGATTGTCCGGATGCCACGGACGAACTTGCGCCTCGGTGCAACACTGACAACCTAGCATTGGGCATAGAATCGACCTCAACGAACACTGCCTTTTACATTATACCCATAATTGTGAGCATCATTGTTTGTCTTTTGGTACTCGTGTTTGTCTACCGAAAAAAGGCCTCAGAGAAGGCCAATACTTCATTAGAATCGGATGATCGCCAGTCTCGCAATGGACACAATCCCACAATTATGGACCCAAATAATCATCGCTTCATCAGCACGGAGTCATTGCAGAACGAGGGCCGTTTAACGCCCTTGGGTATGCGAGCTGTATCTTTGATTGATCCTTCACCTCTTGCGGCTGTCGGAATTCCACCATCTCATGTTGGTGGATCCTCAAATGGATTACTTTATGATCGGAGTCATGTGACCGGAGCAAGCTCATCCACAGCGTCTTCAGCAGGTTTTCCCAACGAATGCTACGGACCTCCTCCGTCGCCCACGACCACTGTTCCACGCAATTCGTCTGTGTCTTCTCGAAATCCCCTGTCTAGCGTTCACCATCATGGTCATCAAAGGTCCACTCACTCGCTCTCCAGACGGTCACGAGGACCCGATTCGGCCTATAACTTTTACAGCCAGCAGAGACGGAAGCCTCATTATCCACCTCGACCCACACCCTGCTCCACAGATAACAATGACGAGTCAGATGCCACGGCCATATATGTCAGCCACCAACAAGTGCCTCAGAGACCCCTCTACTGCTCAGCGGCCAATTCCACGGTAGGCTATGATAGTGAAAGCTATGATCCTCATATGGAGTCCTACTACCCTTCCAATGGAGAGGGTATGTTTGAGCAGGAGGACTTGCCTTGCCCAGATTCGCCCTCTCAGGAGCGGACGTTCTTCCTCAAGTCCTTGCCGGAGCCTCCCCCGccatctcgggttccttcGCCCACTCCGCAGGACTCGCCTTCCGATTACCCGTGA